The Cohnella abietis genome has a segment encoding these proteins:
- a CDS encoding extracellular solute-binding protein, whose amino-acid sequence MNKNWAKYFAIPLVGVLLLAGCTNGNNNKAEPTQSGTPSVVPEGKPATWIADRKIKGLIFMGTDDYTEDMNPEIKERIKKETGIDYEIEIMKASRSIDGLIAGIAANDLPDFIAFYLNNSGRKEMPVVLKAAREGMFTDLTPLLKDTKVYSKYLQDDFLPLDTKYGVMFRPEFNGSTYFAHMNINREGGYDSNKYVSGPYIRKDIAEALNIDPSTIKTSEQLYELAKKIKEGKFKDNNGKEVTPIGPGYWGSDGRRDWGFLFTDLMWGAEDQRIKQTKDGKVLHEAETEYAMKKVEYFQKMLKEKLISPELFTMDESRSSEGAINGSWAIIADTHNYQDYNQDLHYLPLGPLNSVDGDYQMQVNFKSGYAAWAIPSTTKNPADVAKFADYLASKEGKLLWKYGLEGRDYTLDKDGNPLVKQEVLDLLASNPNEAKKLGFKGVNNSWGEILGSTDNHNMADFGEMEYGDKLKNDQRGQKAIDFWKWEEKRKNAVIVDGYTPVSFLGEFNKGTELKAALDNYNDSLIRAYYSKSLDEAKKVLESALKQMRAAGLDDYLKLVGDKNADPKTKVLFNPSH is encoded by the coding sequence ATGAACAAGAACTGGGCAAAGTATTTTGCGATACCACTAGTAGGGGTATTGCTGCTCGCAGGCTGTACTAATGGCAACAATAACAAGGCTGAACCGACTCAAAGCGGGACACCTTCAGTTGTGCCCGAAGGTAAGCCGGCTACTTGGATAGCTGACCGTAAGATCAAAGGGCTTATTTTCATGGGTACCGATGATTATACGGAAGATATGAACCCGGAAATTAAAGAGAGAATTAAAAAAGAAACGGGTATCGATTACGAGATTGAGATCATGAAAGCCAGCCGTTCCATCGACGGTCTGATCGCGGGCATCGCAGCGAATGACTTACCTGATTTTATTGCTTTCTATTTGAATAACAGTGGTCGGAAGGAAATGCCTGTCGTGCTGAAAGCGGCTCGAGAAGGGATGTTCACGGACTTGACTCCACTGCTGAAGGATACGAAGGTATATAGCAAATATTTGCAGGACGATTTCTTACCGCTGGATACAAAGTATGGCGTTATGTTCCGTCCGGAATTCAACGGCTCCACTTATTTTGCTCATATGAACATCAATCGAGAAGGCGGCTATGATTCAAACAAGTATGTCTCTGGTCCATATATTCGGAAAGATATCGCAGAAGCTTTGAATATCGATCCATCCACGATCAAGACATCGGAGCAATTGTACGAATTGGCCAAAAAAATTAAAGAAGGTAAATTTAAGGATAACAACGGCAAGGAAGTAACGCCTATCGGACCTGGATATTGGGGATCAGACGGCCGCCGAGATTGGGGATTCCTATTCACGGACTTAATGTGGGGCGCAGAAGACCAACGTATCAAACAAACAAAGGATGGAAAAGTTCTTCACGAAGCCGAAACAGAATATGCGATGAAAAAAGTGGAGTATTTTCAGAAAATGTTGAAAGAAAAGCTGATTTCACCTGAACTGTTCACGATGGATGAAAGTCGTTCATCGGAAGGGGCGATTAACGGCTCTTGGGCAATTATCGCAGATACGCATAACTACCAGGATTACAATCAAGATTTGCACTACCTACCACTTGGTCCTCTGAATAGTGTAGATGGGGACTACCAAATGCAAGTCAATTTCAAATCCGGCTATGCGGCATGGGCGATCCCATCAACGACGAAAAATCCTGCAGATGTCGCCAAGTTCGCCGATTACCTAGCGAGCAAAGAAGGCAAGCTGCTTTGGAAATATGGCTTGGAAGGCCGCGATTACACGTTAGATAAGGACGGTAACCCGCTTGTGAAACAAGAAGTGCTTGATTTACTGGCGAGTAATCCGAATGAAGCGAAAAAACTGGGCTTTAAAGGCGTAAACAATAGCTGGGGCGAAATTTTGGGTAGCACAGACAACCATAATATGGCCGATTTCGGCGAAATGGAATATGGCGACAAATTGAAAAATGATCAACGAGGGCAAAAAGCGATCGATTTCTGGAAATGGGAAGAGAAACGCAAAAATGCGGTTATCGTCGATGGATACACGCCGGTATCGTTTCTAGGCGAGTTCAATAAAGGGACCGAATTAAAAGCGGCTTTAGATAATTATAACGATAGCTTAATTCGTGCTTATTACAGCAAGAGCTTAGACGAAGCGAAAAAAGTGTTGGAATCCGCTTTGAAGCAAATGCGAGCTGCCGGATTGGATGACTATCTGAAGCTTGTTGGCGATAAAAATGCGGATCCGAAAACAAAGGTACTATTTAATCCATCACACTAA
- a CDS encoding ABC transporter permease — translation MKQTSLPLKLYKPERALRKSIFQHRYLYFMLLPCIVFFVIFAYIPMGGLLLAFKEYKFNKGIMGSPWVGLEYFKTFFNSYQSTQLIKNTLIISGLKLFLYLPFPIILALMFNEIRSKWFKNVSQSILYLPHFISWVVVVGLLQRILAPDTGLLNIAISNMGGDGSTFFMMDAKYFYQIMFGSHLWKSIGWDSIIYMAAISGVNPDMYEAAKIDGASKLREIWNITLPSITPTIVILFILSLGNILSAGFDQLYLLRTPGNMELSDILDTYIIRTGLQSGQYGYATAVGLLQGLIGLILVIMANRISRKVSDTSLW, via the coding sequence ATGAAGCAGACGAGCTTACCCCTAAAGCTGTATAAGCCAGAACGAGCGTTACGCAAAAGCATTTTCCAGCACCGATATTTGTACTTCATGCTATTGCCTTGTATCGTATTTTTCGTCATTTTTGCTTACATACCGATGGGGGGATTATTGCTAGCCTTTAAGGAATACAAGTTCAATAAAGGGATTATGGGAAGTCCTTGGGTTGGTCTAGAATACTTCAAAACCTTCTTTAATTCGTATCAAAGCACGCAATTGATTAAAAATACACTTATCATCAGCGGACTAAAATTGTTTCTATACTTGCCATTTCCAATCATTCTGGCCCTGATGTTTAATGAAATACGTTCTAAGTGGTTCAAGAACGTTTCGCAAAGTATCCTTTACTTGCCTCACTTCATTTCTTGGGTCGTTGTTGTAGGCTTACTTCAACGAATACTCGCTCCCGATACCGGCTTATTAAATATAGCCATATCGAATATGGGGGGAGACGGAAGTACATTTTTTATGATGGATGCAAAATACTTTTACCAAATCATGTTCGGAAGTCATCTTTGGAAGTCTATCGGCTGGGACTCGATCATTTATATGGCAGCTATTTCAGGAGTAAATCCAGACATGTACGAAGCGGCAAAGATTGATGGGGCTAGCAAGCTCCGGGAAATTTGGAATATCACTCTGCCGTCGATCACGCCTACTATCGTAATTCTTTTCATTTTATCTCTGGGCAACATCTTGTCCGCAGGTTTCGATCAGCTTTACTTGCTTCGAACACCGGGCAATATGGAACTCTCGGATATATTGGATACTTATATCATTCGCACGGGCTTGCAAAGCGGCCAGTACGGTTATGCCACCGCGGTAGGCTTGTTACAAGGATTAATCGGCTTGATTTTGGTCATTATGGCCAATCGGATTTCCCGTAAGGTTTCGGATACTTCATTGTGGTAA